A single Thunnus thynnus chromosome 6, fThuThy2.1, whole genome shotgun sequence DNA region contains:
- the selenok gene encoding selenoprotein K has protein sequence MVYVSNGQVLDSRMQSPWRLSFLVDLFWGVVEFFGLYFKTLIHPNMTKDGNGASSSFSDGRGPPGPPGGRRRMGRINHGGGPSAPPMGGGGUGR, from the exons ATGGTGTACGTGTCTAACG gTCAGGTCCTGGACAGCCGGATGCAGTCGCCATGGCGACTGTCCTTCCTGGTCGATCTCTTCTGGGGAGTTGTGGAGTTTTTCGGCCTGTA TTTTAAGACATTAATTCACCCTAACATGACAAAGGATGGAAACGGTGCTTCGTCAAGCTTCAGTGATGGCAGAGG TCCTCCAGGTCCCCCTGGTGGCAGAAGAAGGATGGGGAGAATAAACCATGGTGGAGGTCCCAGTGCTCCACCAATGggtggaggaggatgaggaaggtGA
- the actr8 gene encoding actin-related protein 8: protein MTQAEKEQENGREKEKERDKEKEKEQQRGVKRPIAPPAIPEPLQEQIQSNFIVVIHPGSRTLRIGRATDTLPVTIPHVIARRHKQSGQPRYEDPWLLREGLNKPESNEQRQNGLKMVDQAIWSKKMSNGVRRTPVSAEQARAYNCQIRPAVLDNSSRVKWTNTAHHPPHLVGEEALYVNPSDCYNIHWPIVRGQLNVHGGPGGSLTAVLADLETIWSHVIQKHLEIPLKDLKYYRCILLVPDIYNRQHIKEVVNMLLLNMGFSAIIVHQESVCATFGSGLSSACVVDVGDQKTSLCCVEDGVSHRNSRLSLAYGGSDVTRTFFWLLQRAGFPYRDCQLSNRLDCQLLQHIKETFCHLNQDISGLQDHEFQTRFPEAPALLYQVRLGDEKLQAPMGLFYPTTFGIVGQKMTSLQYRSQGDSEDPHDEHYLLSTQSKQDQSSKSASDRKAFSRPGGALDGEMSGQGGIGELSDLPRGCGSGGAGGMQGEMELGPTQGECLMGVGEVEEPLSTHLSRKTAIMSQFESKALGLDKAILHSIDCCASDETKRKMYSSILVVGGGLMFHGAQEFLLHRIINKMPPSFRRLVDNVEVITRPKDMDPRLISWKGGAVLACLDTTQEMWIHQGEWQRFGVRMLRERAAFVW, encoded by the exons ATGACTCAGGCTGAGAAAGAGCAGGAGAAcgggagggagaaagaaaaggagcgagacaaggagaaagagaaggagcaACAGCGCGGCGTGAAAAGACCCATCGCTCCGCCGGCCATCCCGGAGCCTCTCCAGGAG CAAATACAGAGCAATTTTATAGTTGTCATCCACCCTGGTTCCAGGACGCTCCGCATTGGCCGAGCAACAGACACTCTTCCGGTGACCATCCCGCATGTGATAGCTCGCAGACACAAGCAAAGTGGACAGCCCAGATACGAGGACCCCTGGCTGTTGAGAGAGGGTCTAAAT AAACCAGAGAGTAATGAGCAGAGGCAGAACGGGCTTAAAATGGTCGACCAGGCTATTTGGTCCAAGAAGATGTCTAATGGTGTGCGGAGGACGCCAGTGTCGGCTGAACAG gccAGAGCCTACAACTGTCAGATCCGTCCGGCAGTACTAGACAACAGCTCCAGGGTAAAGTGGACCAACACAGCTCACCATCCTCCTCATCTGGTGGGAGAGGAG GCTCTGTATGTGAATCCATCCGACTGTTACAACATCCACTGGCCTATAGTCAGAGGTCAGCTCAATGTGCATGGCGGTCCCGGAGGCTCACTGACCGCCGTTCTGGCCGACCTTGAGACAATCTGGAGTCACGTCATTCAAAAGCATCTGGAGATCCCCCTGAAGGACTTAAAG TATTACAGATGCATCCTGTTGGTTCCTGACATCTACAACAGGCAGCATATCAAAGAAGTTGTCAACATGCTGCTGCTTAATATGGGCTTCTCAG caaTCATCGTGCACCAGGAGTCTGTGTGTGCTACATTTGGCAGTGGGTTGAGCAGTGCTTGTGTTGTGGATGTAGGAGACCAGAAGACCAGTCTCTGTTGTGTAGAGGACGGAGTGTCCCACCGGAACTCGAG GTTGTCTTTGGCATACGGTGGCTCAGATGTGACCCGTACTTTCTTCTGGCTCCTGCAGAGGGCAGGATTTCCCTACAGAGACTGTCAGCTGTCCAACAGATTGGACTGCCAGCTATTGCAACATATAAAGGAGACTTTCTGCCATCTAAACCAA GACATATCAGGACTACAAGATCATGAATTCCAAACACGCTTCCCAGAAGCTCCAGCTCTGCTCTACCAGGTTCGACTAGGAGATGAGAAATTACAG GCACCCATGGGACTTTTCTACCCGACCACATTTGGCATCGTAGGTCAGAAGATGACATCCCTGCAGTACCGTTCCCAAGGTGACTCAGAGGACCCTCATGATGAACACTACCTGCTGTCCACGCAGAGCAAACAGGACCAG TCCTCCAAATCTGCTTCAGACCGGAAGGCTTTCTCCAGACCGGGCGGAGCTTTGGATGGAGAAATGAGCGGTCAGGGAGGGATTGGGGAGCTCTCAGACCTGCCCAGGGGCTGCGGGAGTGGCGGTGCTGGAGGGATGCAGGGGGAGATGGAGCTTGGTCCTACCCAGGGGGAGTGCCTGATGGGGGTAGGAGAGGTGGAAGAGCCACTGTCTACTCACCTCTCCAGGAAGACTGCTATCATGAGCCAGTTTGAGAGCAAAGCACTGGGCCTGGATAAGGCCATCCTGCATAGCATCGACTGCTGCG CATCGGACGAGACCAAACGAAAGATGTACAGCTCCATACTGGTGGTGGGAGGAGGGCTCATGTTTCATGGTGCTCAGGAGTTTCTGCTTCACCGCATTATCAACAAGATGCCGCCCTCCTTCAGAAGGCTTGTAGACAACGTGGAAGTTATCACACGGCCAAAG GATATGGACCCTCGCTTGATATCGTGGAAGGGGGGAGCAGTGCTGGCGTGTCTTGACACCACACAGGAAATGTGGATCCACCAGGGGGAGTGGCAGCGCTTCGGTGTCAGAATGCTCCGCGAGAGAGCTGCCTTCGTTTGGTGA
- the LOC137184235 gene encoding interleukin-17 receptor B isoform X3, translated as MGSKYMINVSWAINIDASIEYLIGTRIKGIVSVYFCEYNPPLAKTNLTGSKQKWFHHLVSGFTGPNEIGAVNLPVPPHGSGPSYKYTDIEIPDTPQPGMTHQTPSSTQVTTVKITTEIPTSEPKTPFTSIVVAAIFGGLAGLMILTTCIIFLFCNSQDKSCGTNFATSLSFERLSTCPMVPVSVLVVYPAENVAFQRAVVALAEFLQWHSGCSVAIDMWQQGRIAELGPMRWLAEQVKAAERVLIVCPQPSSQPSHSPPSHSSPEPTIPAAAHDLYPLILNMVASHAKSAIELARFWVVQLGEQKDKRPSNLPLELGSCKSFCLMKDLNKLCESLYTQRQDDKKKTSDLILRPRISYSEKSTVKLRETVEKLSGHQPSIHGEAEPLKSVITSG; from the exons CTAGTATCGAATATCTGATAGGCACTCGTATCAAAGGTATCGTATCAGTGTACTTCTGTGAATACAACCCACCTTTGGCCAAGACAAACCTCACTGGCTCAAAGCAG AAATGGTTTCATCATTTAGTAAGCGGATTCACTGGCCCCAACGAGATCGGCGCTGTCAATCTCCCTGTGCCACCACATGGGAGTGGTCCGTCTTACAAATATACCGATATTGAAATACCTGATACACCACAAC CAGGTATGACACACCAAACCCCAAGTTCTACTCAAGTTACTACAG TTAAGATCACTACTGAGATTCCTACTTCAG AACCAAAAACACCATTCACCAGCATAGTGGTGGCAGCCATTTTTGGAGGACTGGCCGGTTTGATGATCCTGACTACTTGcatcattttct TGTTTTGTAACTCCCAAGATAAAAGCTGTGGAACAAACTTCGCCACGTCATTGAGTTTCGAAAGGTTGTCTACATGTCCCATGGTTCCTGTCTCTGTCCTCGTGGTCTACCCTGCTGAGAATGTGGCCTTCCAGCGGGCTGTGGTAGCCTTGGCAGAGTTCCTGCAGTGGCACAGCGGCTGCAGTGTGGCTATCGACATGTGGCAGCAGGGGAGGATCGCAGAGCTGGGGCCGATGCGCTGGCTGGCAGAACAGGTCAAGGCTGCAGAGAGAGTGCTCATCGTCTGCCCGCAG ccCTCTTCACAGCCCAGCCACTCTCCTCCCAGCCACAGCTCCCCAGAACCCACCATCCCAGCTGCAGCTCATGACCTTTACCCCCTGATTCTCAACATGGTGGCAAGTCATGCGAAGAGTGCCATAGAGCTGGCTCGGTTCTGGGTGGTGCAGCTGGGTGAGCAGAAGGACAAGAGGCCCAGTAACCTGCCGCTGGAACTGGGGTCCTGCAAGAGTTTTTGTTTGATGAAGGACTTGAACAAGCTCTGTGAGAGTCTTTATACTCAGAGGCAGGATGacaagaagaagacatcagatctGATCTTAAGACCACGGATTTCCTACAGTGAGAAGAGTACAGTGAAGTTAAGAGAAACTGTAGAAAAGCTAAGCGGACATCAACCAAGCATTCACGGAGAGGCAGAACCATTGAAATCTGTGATCACCTCTGGTTGA